A segment of the Mercurialis annua linkage group LG4, ddMerAnnu1.2, whole genome shotgun sequence genome:
TTTCCCCCAAATTTCAAAACCCTAATAATTTGAGGCCCTCAATTTCACCAAATTACACACACTCCATTTATAGAACCCATAAAATTCTGAAGCTAAGAAGCCTTAGAATCAAAGCTTTAGTGGATAATCACTCCGGAGATTCGAGCAACTGGTTGAACCGGTTCCCGACCGGAGCTTTGGCAGCTGAGAAAATATTTAGAGTGATTTCAGGTGCCACAGAAAGTCCGATTGCGCAGTTTATATCTCCTCCAACCACTCTGTTACACCGTGTTGACCCCCGAATTAAATTGGTAATTTTGATAGTTGAGTTGGATAGTTATTGGTTTGGGTTGGAGTTTGTTGATGTGTTGCTTTTAATGCAGGTATGGCTTTTGGTTTTAGTTGTATTGCCTGCAAGGTCGCACTTAATCATGCGTGTTGGGCTGGTAGTTTACTTGGCTCTTTTGTCTATCTGGATTCTCCCCAGACAAGTTTGGATGGTAAATCTTTCTACTTTTTGGACTATAAGCTTTGTTTCGCCGAGACCTTTAATAATCTTAATCTCTTGAAATAGCTTTAGACTGCAACATTCGTCATTATTGTAGTTATTTtaactaggtagcacggacacaaACATGGGGATATGGGACACTTGGACATGGTaaaacggtgttattttaagatttctTATCCTAAAAATTTCATGTCCGAAGCGCCAAGTTTCCGACACTGGCGACAGGCTTCCAAAACTGGAAATGTAGACCGAATGAAGTGTCTCTGTGTGTGAACTGTTTCTTAATGGTGGTACTCATTGCTGAATTTCACCTAACCACTTTTAGGATCAATTGGGAAGAGTGTCATTGCTTTCCGGAATTTTGTTTATAATGCTGGGTTTCGGTTCAGATAGTGCACCTGCACTTATACAGTCAAGAACTCCACCACCTGCAATGATGGGCTTGCCTAGCCTTCCTGCTTCTTTGGGAGGCTATTCATATTTAATTATGAAGCTAGGACCCCTAAAGTTTACAAGGAAGGGCTTATCGGTAGCAAGCACAGCTGCATGCTTAACTTTTACGGTGAGTTGCCTTTCATACTTTTCGTTCTCTTTTGTCATGCACTGCAGAGGTTCCATGAAAACTAAGCTTAGAAACATTTTTGCGCAGCTTCTGAAGGCACAAACAATTTACATGTACACATGCAAACTTATAGATATTGTTTACATGGAGTCGCATCGCAGAgccttttaaaaagttatttcaCGGGTTTTCTGGAAGCTGAAACCCTTAACATCCATCCTAAACTTctattataactttttttcttgAGAAAATAATTTGGGTTACTTAGTATACATATATTACCCGGCTCTTTGATAAACCAAAAACCTTTTGGTCAATCTAAGGAGTTCTGTCTATTTTTTTCTCTTAGGTTTTCCAAAGTGCAAGCCTCTGTCTGGCAACCACAACTCCGGAACAATTGGCATTTTCTTTACGGTGGTTTATGCTGCCTTTGAGATATATTGGCGTACCAGTGCCTGAAATTATTCTTACCCTCTTGCTCTCTCTAAGGTTCATCAATCTAGTGTTTGATGAGGTAAAAAAAAAGGGCTAGtcgatttatttattatttgtcaAACAGACTGgcaatttttttagaatacTTGCAGTCACACTTTAATAGTTGAACATATTATTATGATGATTTTGCAAAAAAGTGTTTCCATTAGTTTCTCACGCCCATAAAGTAGCTACATGTTATGTCTGCAGGTTCGTAATGTTGCTTTAGGGATTGTATCTCGAAGGATAAACTGGAAGCTATTAACAATGATGGAGACAATTGATGGTAAGCAAACAGCTCTTGTCTTTCTCGTATGTGTAAAAGTTCAGGAAAGGGCTATTGGTATGTTTAGACTGGGGGTTGGTCTCTCTTGTGATGgtattaactttaatttataacCTGTTCCCAGTTGTTCATGTTCATTGCAAATACAAGAAAGAAAGACATTGACCATGTATCTAATACTGCGGTTCAGCCAAATGGCCTCTTCTCTTCTTTGACAATTTCTATTCATTAAAGCCTTTAATCTGTTGTTTACACAATATTTTGTTAGAAATTAGGTGTGAGGGAAAACAATTTCCAGTCATTTGCTATAATAGTGGTTTCATTTTATGCTTCAATCACAATGTGCCCTGATCCTTGATGGTATCAAACATGGGGAATAATGAAATGACTGTTACAAACTGTGTTACTTGGGGTTTTGGAAGCAGGGATGAGTATTGAATATGAGTATTTGGCTGGGTTTTAAATCTCTACTATTTTTCTAGATTTCTGATTTGAGGCATTAGAGTGCCATGCTCATTTATGAGTGTCCTGGTTTAACCTGAGTATTTTGTAGTATGGTTGAAAGTATCGATgtttttttaactctttttgGATATACTTGGATTGAAATGTTGctgttttaattttgatatttgggttTGCAGTTTTTGCTTCCTATATACGTCGAATCTTCAAGAACATCTTTAACCATGCAGAGCAGATATCTCAGGTTCGTATCTGGTTACTCTTCGtcttattttatatgtaatacTATTGATGGTGATCTCATATGGTCAGTTAGTTAAGTTGTGGTCTAGGAGATGATCAGAAGTGATAGAAGTTGAGAAAATAAAGAGTTATGTTATACAAAAGAAACGACAAAAGTGGTAGGAGGTTTATTATAGTAAGAACGGTGATGCGTTTATCtgtttgtaatttattttgattagaaGAAAGCATATGAGTTTGAAGGGAAAATAATAAGAATAGTAAGAGATTGTTAGTAAAGAGGTTTGCGGTTTTACAGGCGATGATTGTGCGGGGCTTTAGAGGGGACAGCAACTCTCATAAGATGTACTACATATGGAAGTCCTCATTTGGGATGGCAGATTTTGTTTCCATTCTGTGCCTCATTAGTGTTGTAGCTGCTGCTTTCCTTTCTGATTATTTCCTCCTTTGATTATCTGATTGTTAGAGACACATTATCCCTCCAGATAATGCATTCTTAATCTACTGTCATTGTCaccacaattttattttatagctTTTCTTGAAACAAATTGATGCATTTTCAATTACGAATGTTTTCAAGCTCTGTTAACTCCAACAACCACCAACTAAAGAGTTTCTTCCATAACCGTTGCGCATATTTACAATAAATCAATGATCATTGAtctttcaaattattatttttttattattaaatatttcacATGGTTAATGCATCATTAGTTTGTTGTATGCATTATTAGCACAAtggttgtgttgtataattttttCCAAACTTAATTGAGCTTCCAATCTTCGTGCCTCTGCTAACTCATCATACATTCTTAGTTTGATCTTTAGGTTTCagggttttaagttataaaGGAATTCATAAGGAACACTatgaaatatttcaaaatttatttggCAATATAGTTTAGCACTTTTTAAAAACGGtttattgaaaatattttagaactctttttaaaactgttttaaaagaaaaaagtttgACTGAtggaaaatatttttagaaactacttgaaattgttttaaaaactgTTCTAGAGAAtggtgaaaaatatttttataaaccaTTAAACAATTGAGAACTCGTTTGAAAATGTTGGATAGTAATTTTTTGAGATTTCTGGAAGATAGTTTTAGAAaccattaaaaattatttttaaaattaaaatggaaaatAGATGAAAAACATTTTTAGAAATCGTGTAAAAACTATTTTAGCAACGATTGCAATTTATGTTTcaaaaattgtttgaaaataaagTATGTCGGAGTGAGAAGTGGAGTAgaaatttttgtataattatttattatcattagTTTAGGCACATTTTAGTTtcttttaactaaattttttttataaggagaaatattaaaatcataaagacaataataactttttaaaattggcTTATTGACTAAAAAACTACTCACCTTCTAGCCCCTTTTTAATTTCACTAtaacgttgcaattttgtcaattatacCATAATTCAAACCTTTAGCCTTCAATTCCAAtcttaaaatcaaattggacttttttcgactcagaaaaattcataaaacccttataaagtacttttttttttgaaaatttataaagtACCTATCCTATCTCttttccattcaaaaaattaaaaatgaataattggACCCGTGTActaaatcatgaattttagaGAGATGAggagagaaaataaaatgaattatgagggttataatttattatatatgtatttatagtgtccgtataaaaaataattgaaccCGTGTACTATAGTTTTGCAATGTCTATAGGCAATATTTTAGAAAACCAAAtcaatatctttattattttttttataaaaatcccaattataaatgattaaattttgtaaggtaattatataaaaaaatcctaaattaTAACAAAATCGAGTCGAAATACAGCCCTATCGAGAGTTCAACTTGGAAACacctaattaacttaatttattggACTCGTAGAGAGGAGAAATTCTGGTGTGAATCTAGTTTGTCACATAGAATTGTGGCGTATCTATTAATTGCATGACACGTGGTGGTATTTAATATTAGTATATCCCATCAACAAAGAGAAGTTAattctaattataataaatgtgaTTGGCTATTACATTAAAATTCCATCctaccaaaatttaaaaattgatgaaTTGTACATTTCTCCTAAAAAAGAAACCCTTAAACATTTTGGCCGAAACcgttttttttggcaaaataacAGTTGTATTAATTTCGGTAAATAGAAGTACATAATGTTTGTGAGAACTAGATAACAGAGATTACAATAATAACTCCTAAAAAGGAGGCTTTAAGGACTTTTTAGCCACTTCATGGACCATCCAAGTACACATTTGCTTAACATATGCAAAGTAAGCGAACGGTATAAAAGTATGACTTCTATTATTGATGGAATATCTTTCTCGACTTATTCCAGTGTCTTCGCAACTTCGGGTGATattaaacctgaaagacaatgAGAACTACAATAAGTgataaaactcaaaattttcatacaaaTCATACCAACAACTGTTACTATATTATAGTTGCATCAGAACTTATCTTGAACATTGCAGACGGTAGAGGCCTTCATCAacgtactttaacctcacaaggagtacaatatcctcacaaggagtatgaaacctcacaaggagtactttaacctcaTAAGGAGTATTTTAATTACAGTGTTCGGAAAAAAATGGCAATCAAAAGATGCATATCGGCGATGACGGaccaaactttcaaatattttttttggttagTGTCTTCTGAACAACTTGAAAACGGTAACCAAACAAATTTCACACAACAATACCTTGATGACATgcataattcattttattttcaaatcacATTTTGAACTACATATAACTATACGTAAGAACAAACCCGTCAattaagaatataaattaataaaccaacagagaagaaaaataaataccACCTTTTAACGAGTGAAGTgaaatcaaaatttgaaaacttgatatggttttttttttgtaattattaaaaatatgaaatgtttaatGATGtagtaatataattttaaacatgCAATTTCATAAACTATATCCACAATTGTAAATAGAATTATGAAATTCAAATttagaaaagagaaaaaaagaactTATCTTGTCACGTTGTTGAAGATTGTTCTGTCCGGTGGTGAAGATGGTCGGATGATAGGTGGCGGTGATTGAGAATGTTACCCTAATCAATGTAATCATCCATGCGGCAAAGTTGAAATTCCACTTGACGGTTACTTGGCTTTGAGAAAATCCTTCATCAGATTAAGTTGATGTCTTCAAAACAGCCACTTCCACAATTATATCGTATTGCATTCAAATGGTTTAGGGATTGAATAATAAAAGGCATATAAGAACAATTCTgactttggttttttttttttgaaatcaacaATTGTGACTCCTAACTAGAAAACTAAACtacataattattaattatgaacaCTTAATTATACAGTTTCATGAATAactctaaaaaaattaacacacTAATAAAACCATTTCAGAAAGTGGCCATTGGTTGAGCAATTCAATGACGTAAGCATGTGATACTGTGACTTGCATTTTGATACATTAACATGGGGAAGTAGAGAAGTTGATTAAGAAAATGAATAAAGAAGGTGGAACCATAAAAAACAAAGCTAGATTAAAACACGAAAACAGAAAATCAATTAAGACAAAAAAGAAGAATATAATTGTAAATAGGAATAAAGAAAATGTTGCAATTTGAAAGTGTGTGAAAGTGAGTATAGATTAATCATTTCAAGGGGAGTTTCAGAAGCTAGTAAcaaaattctatttaaaattcaatactTCCATCACATAACACAAGAATGCATGAAATCATGCCACACGGATAAAATTCATGTCATGTCACAATTTCCAAAAACAAATCAGACCATGAAACTATAATGCAAAGAGCAAGATACCTGGCCAAGAGAACATCCTCCGCAAAGAAATCCATAGAAGCAGTAGAGACACAGACTAAACAATTCGGATCTGTGTATTTCAAAACCAAGTAACTGCCCGAGAAACCTAAAGTAAGCGCCCATTTGCAGAAACAAGGCGATCTCTTGCATTAAACACATGGCCTTGGTTCTAAATTAAACAGTTATTAACTTGGCCAAAAGCATAAAAAAAGAAGAGTTATTTTCAGGGTTGCCATATACGTCATTCTCGTGCTTGGCCGAAACCATCTTAAAATCTGCCGTTTATGCTAACAATCTCTAATCTTTTGAGTTTTGCCATTGAAATGGCGTGCACAAACGTAGGAGTGAAGAAGCCACACAGATTCAGACCTGGAACTGCAGCTTTAAGAGAAATCATAAAGTACCAAAAGAGCAGAGAGGTTGTCATTAGAAAGCTTCCGTTCCAAAGGCTGGTCCGGAAAATTGGTGAAGATCTGAAGAGTGATGTGAGGTCCCAAAGCGGGGCTATTGCTGATTTACAAGAGGCTGCTGAAGCTTATTTAGTGATGGGAACTACCAATAAAGAGCAGTTACCTGCTGAAATCATGGCGGAGATCCTTTCGCGTTTGCCTGTCATGCGATTCAGGTGCGTTTCCAAACTCTTCAGAACCCTAATATCGGATGCCCACCCACCTCAGAAATTCAACTCGCACTCGCTTTATTGTTTTATGTGAAAGTGGTTCACTCCTTAAATCATGTCCTCTGCACCCTGTTTTTGACAATTCTGCAACTGTTCTGCCCCATTCTTACCCTTTCTCATCAAATCGCAAATACTCTCAGCTTGTTGGTTGCTGTGATGGATTAATACGTCTGACTACCATGACATCATATGTTGCCTTACTCAATCCATCTACAAGGCTACTCcatgaatgtaataccccgtacgtttgACGTTGCCGAAGTGAGCAACGCAATATAAATTAATAGTCAGAACGACTAGAAAAAGGAGTTAGCGAAGGAATTAAGTAATTAAGAACGAGgataggtcgatattgaaatttaaagaaggaatttcaatatttgtaatgcctaaattaattaaacgggactaaggaaaagttggaattaaaaataagattaagtccccgaaaaattagaaaatggaattttattgcccgaaaaatattaaataaataaattattgacgggaatcagtaattaagaaaaaaaatattgataatttggatatcaatattcataaaagaaaaataaggatGAAAAAGTGATGGAAATCGTCGTTTTCGCTCAAATTGGAGAATTGAgcgttttagccaaaatttggcAAAATCGATTAGCGGAGTCTAAATAGTGAGTTGGCGgaagagtattatttatttggacataaataatacgaaatttaTCGAGATTAAACGATTGAGTgatttttggactaaattgagcaAAAGAAAAGCTTAGGACTAAATGTTGAGGAGGTGGCTTCATTAAGGGTTGAAGTGCACtttttgccataaatatatataggcCTAAATTGAAATAAGATCAGCAATTGCTCATAAATTCCAGCCATCATCTTCCACCTTCTTCAACCTCCAAACCCTTCCCCATGTAAGTCAACTTCAACAAAAGAGGAAGAATtgcaaagtttttttttttgaacgcGCCGTACGCGCGACCTTTCTTCCTTCTTCTCAGATGAAGAGCATTAAGAACTTCCGGTATCGGGAAGATCATATAAGCCACATGGCAGAAGACTTTCCATTTTTGCAATCATTGTATATGTTGCTTCCTTCTCACTCCTTCAACTTCTGGTTTTCTGATTCCTTATCTTTCCACTCTCTGCACCCGAGGTTTCCTTTCAGATCTTCTTCGCTATACATGCAAATCTTTTCCCACTTTCGGTTTAGAGAAGATCATTTCTGCCAAATGGCATTTTATCTATCAGATCAGCAATCTTTTCTCATTACTCATTACCCTTTAAGTGAAACCCTTCTTCTTCCCCTACTCTACACTCTCCAATTTCCGGCAAACAACCTTTATCTTAGAATAAATATTTGCATGATGGATTCATATTCCCAACGTCACCCCTCCTCTTCTTACCCTTCCATTGATGATCTTATAGCCAGAACTCACAATCTTACCTTCTCAGATCCTACCATTAATCTTCCCACAGAAAATCTCGAAAACATGTCTCCATTCCAACTGGTCCTCGTGGGGAAGATTCTTACGAAAAAATCCTTTGAAGCTGCTGATGTGCAACAATGGACGGCGGATGCATGGCCATTAACAGGATCTCTGTTGGTGGAGAAAGTTTCCTTTGGTATCTTTACGTTTGCGTTTGAGAAGAAGGCAGATTATGATATGGTTTTGGAGCTCAGACCATGGAATATTCAGCACCAACACATAGTTATCAAGGAGTGGCCTCCTAATAGGAGTATTCGTCATATTTATTTTCGTTCAACCATTTTTTGGGTCCAGATCCATGGGTTACCAAGAAATCAAGTAACCGAAGATAATGCCAGGAGATTGTCAACCTTGTTCTACCGTTTTCATGAGCTGGATTTTGATATGTCGAATCCACTATGGAGACAACAATTTCTCAGACTGAGAGTGGAAATCTTAGTTAGCAAGCCCTTCATGAGAGGGTGTATGATCAACCCACGATCACCATATCAGTTCTGGGTGGATTTTAAGTATGAGGGTTTCCCGGATACCTGCTTTTACTGTGGGCGCATGGGGCATATGCTTCGTGCATGCAGATACCGCCTGGATAATGCAGTCAAAGGCTTTCATCTCAGAGGAGGGGAACCTCTACCATTCAGTCCTCAGTTGGGTACTGCCCCGATGAAGCATAGTTCTTTGGTTCAACCTAAACAAGATTATGCAGCCCATTTTATACAAGATACTCGAAGACCTCAACACTACAGAATCAACCATGCTCAGGAACTTTTTCATCATATTCCAGTCCCAGTTACTACACTTCCTAATACACATCATCTGTCTCAAGGTCCTAAGATTCAACGACATGCAAACCCTAGGCAGCACACTGATGTCATGGAGGATGACACTCCAGGAAGGTCTCTACACAAACAGCTCACCATCAACAACCAAGCAAGGCCTGCTGACAAAGGTAAAAATATTGCTGACATACTGCCACCTGTCCAGTTTTGTTCCCAGTCAGTGCCATGTGGTGGGTCTTCTTCCTCAGGTGCTCAAGAGGACTTTTTGGGTCCACGTTCAGCGATTACCGTTTCTCAAGGGCCTGACATGTCACAACCACAACACTCAACCATCCCAGATGGTATAACACAGTTTGGAGGGACCAAACACCCGAAACCAGTCTATCTGCCTCCGCACTTACTCCAGATCCTGAGCCCCCATCTGAAGGCTAAATTTATCAATGCTGGGTCCAATCTTCTCCTCTCAGAAAGTGAACAAGTTGAGGTTTGTTTAGACCTTATCCACAGAAATAATCCGTTCAATCCAAATGGATCCTTTGATTGTAATGATGCGTTTAATGAGGAAATTGCTACTCTCT
Coding sequences within it:
- the LOC126678899 gene encoding protein ABCI12, chloroplastic → MKCMHNTILSTTIISPKFQNPNNLRPSISPNYTHSIYRTHKILKLRSLRIKALVDNHSGDSSNWLNRFPTGALAAEKIFRVISGATESPIAQFISPPTTLLHRVDPRIKLVWLLVLVVLPARSHLIMRVGLVVYLALLSIWILPRQVWMDQLGRVSLLSGILFIMLGFGSDSAPALIQSRTPPPAMMGLPSLPASLGGYSYLIMKLGPLKFTRKGLSVASTAACLTFTVFQSASLCLATTTPEQLAFSLRWFMLPLRYIGVPVPEIILTLLLSLRFINLVFDEVRNVALGIVSRRINWKLLTMMETIDVFASYIRRIFKNIFNHAEQISQAMIVRGFRGDSNSHKMYYIWKSSFGMADFVSILCLISVVAAAFLSDYFLL